A window from Corynebacterium singulare encodes these proteins:
- the orn gene encoding oligoribonuclease, giving the protein MSEIPAKNDRLVWIDLEMTGLDPERHVIVEVAAVVTDAELTILDEGLDLVVHATEEQLGQMDDFVTEMHANSGLDKEIRESTVTIEEAEEAVLGLVEKHCDPNHPAPLAGNSIATDRTFIRAYMPRLDKALHYRMIDVSTIKELARRWHPRAYYNQPDKGMAHRALQDIIESIRELDFYRRSVFRTDEGPSSEEAEELKTATTADYQAFL; this is encoded by the coding sequence ATGAGTGAAATCCCCGCTAAAAACGACCGCCTCGTCTGGATAGACCTGGAGATGACGGGCTTGGATCCCGAGCGTCACGTCATCGTGGAGGTCGCCGCCGTCGTCACCGATGCCGAGCTCACCATCCTGGACGAAGGCCTCGATCTCGTTGTCCACGCCACCGAAGAACAGCTTGGCCAGATGGATGACTTCGTCACCGAGATGCACGCCAACTCCGGGTTGGACAAGGAAATCCGCGAGTCCACGGTGACTATTGAGGAAGCAGAGGAGGCGGTGCTGGGGCTCGTCGAGAAGCACTGCGACCCCAACCACCCCGCTCCCCTGGCCGGAAATTCCATCGCCACCGACCGCACCTTCATCCGCGCCTACATGCCGCGACTGGATAAAGCGCTGCATTACCGAATGATTGATGTGTCGACGATCAAGGAGCTGGCACGTCGCTGGCACCCACGCGCTTACTACAACCAGCCAGATAAGGGCATGGCGCACCGCGCACTGCAGGACATCATTGAATCCATCCGCGAGTTAGATTTTTACCGCCGTAGCGTCTTCCGCACCGACGAAGGCCCCTCCAGCGAAGAAGCCGAGGAACTCAAGACCGCCACTACGGCAGACTACCAGGCGTTTTTGTAA
- a CDS encoding HNH endonuclease signature motif containing protein: MGVLETYFHYRNSGIALVENASSSPDELRALGADASDAAELAHLHRTYFGPTRFTGKQRKARTAAQTQKHSLATLTLIESYTAKVKKDLDAWNLRVKLAGTPAHRIREVAVKRLKELRNKREAKPGVRFTYRSTGPNSMTITDDAQVIADIRGTLESVNKHNLLEAARTVIVTGGVGTKPAVHAQVVVTLDEFDRIINGDGDEIELHLTNGARMTGAEFLSYKFASIGYATIIHPVEGPINSYRAERSASWKQRLTLAAETQTCSRPGCNKPADYCQVHHIIPWQAGGYTNIKNLTFLCAYHNGINDDDPSRPTGRGYVFRLNTGIGYIPPWGLPITATPEYQQAIARLNAEKAAEQPPPGAS; the protein is encoded by the coding sequence ATGGGGGTATTAGAAACCTACTTCCACTACCGCAATTCGGGGATTGCGCTCGTGGAGAATGCATCCAGCTCACCCGACGAACTCCGCGCGCTCGGCGCCGACGCGTCTGACGCCGCAGAGCTTGCCCACCTGCACCGCACCTACTTCGGCCCCACCCGCTTCACCGGCAAACAACGCAAAGCACGCACAGCAGCCCAAACCCAGAAACACAGCCTAGCCACCCTCACACTCATCGAGTCCTACACCGCCAAAGTCAAAAAAGACCTCGATGCCTGGAACCTCCGTGTTAAACTCGCCGGCACACCAGCACATCGGATCCGCGAAGTAGCAGTCAAAAGACTCAAAGAACTACGCAACAAACGCGAAGCCAAACCCGGAGTCCGGTTCACCTACCGCTCCACCGGACCCAACTCCATGACGATTACCGATGACGCACAAGTTATCGCTGATATCCGCGGCACCCTCGAATCCGTCAACAAACACAACCTCCTCGAGGCTGCACGTACCGTCATCGTCACCGGCGGTGTGGGCACTAAACCCGCCGTGCATGCCCAAGTCGTAGTGACATTGGATGAATTCGATCGCATTATTAATGGCGACGGTGATGAAATCGAACTCCACCTCACCAACGGTGCGCGCATGACCGGGGCAGAATTCCTGTCCTATAAATTCGCCTCCATCGGGTATGCCACCATCATCCACCCCGTGGAAGGGCCTATTAACTCCTACCGCGCAGAACGCAGTGCCAGCTGGAAACAACGCCTCACCCTGGCAGCTGAAACCCAAACCTGCTCCAGGCCCGGCTGCAACAAACCCGCTGATTACTGCCAGGTTCACCACATCATCCCCTGGCAAGCCGGCGGCTACACCAACATCAAGAATCTGACCTTCCTCTGCGCCTACCACAACGGTATTAACGATGATGACCCATCGCGGCCCACCGGCCGTGGCTACGTCTTCAGACTCAACACCGGCATCGGCTACATCCCACCCTGGGGACTACCGATCACCGCCACACCCGAATACCAACAAGCCATAGCCAGACTCAACGCCGAAAAAGCAGCAGAACAACCACCACCAGGCGCAAGCTAA
- a CDS encoding DNA-3-methyladenine glycosylase, whose product MIDFTASADVVAPQLLGAVLTHNGVSIRITEVEAYLGSHDEASHTFNGRTPRNAAMFGPPGRLYVYMSYGIHRNGNIVCAPEGRGEGCLLRSGEVIDGMDVAHERRGNTDFHNLARGPGNLGKALGFSLEDNGTRVHLAERTTEPEWVRGPRIGISKNTDAALRFWIPFDKTVSRRRGRPS is encoded by the coding sequence ATGATTGATTTCACCGCCTCCGCCGATGTCGTGGCTCCCCAACTGCTGGGCGCGGTACTTACCCACAACGGGGTTTCCATTCGGATAACCGAGGTCGAAGCCTACCTCGGATCCCACGATGAGGCCTCACACACTTTCAACGGCCGTACCCCACGCAACGCCGCAATGTTTGGGCCACCGGGGCGCCTTTACGTCTACATGTCATACGGGATTCACCGCAACGGCAACATTGTCTGCGCGCCCGAAGGCCGCGGCGAAGGATGTCTGCTGCGTAGCGGCGAAGTTATTGACGGAATGGATGTGGCCCATGAGCGCCGAGGCAACACAGACTTCCACAACCTCGCCCGCGGGCCAGGAAACCTAGGCAAGGCCCTTGGGTTCAGCTTGGAAGACAACGGCACACGAGTGCACTTGGCCGAACGCACCACGGAACCCGAATGGGTACGTGGTCCACGCATTGGCATTTCCAAGAACACGGACGCGGCCCTGCGCTTCTGGATTCCCTTTGACAAGACCGTGTCTCGGCGTCGTGGGCGCCCTTCGTAG
- a CDS encoding L,D-transpeptidase, producing MRSLFPAARPAVFLSGLALAGSVMAACTIGEPEGHDEAKNLSEEQVQASAEASAAAKAKELRFSIKDGAEDVDPSEPIEVTSTAGLSKVTMTNEAGKVVKDELSSDAMTWKNTEVLGYNHTYTVKATDKDGNNKTITFTTPQAAAVSEVAMTPIPDSVVGVGQVIGVRFGNYVTDRKAAEDAITVKTEPAVEGAFYWVNNQEVRWRPEKYWEPGTAVTVDVDLYGRNLGGGVYGGEDASTNFTIGDRVITLVDNNSKMMSVFKNGEVLRRIPISMGTDGQWDTPNGVYVIGDEYPSLTMDSTTFGLALDAGGYKTDVQWATQMSYSGIYVHAAPWAVGAMGSYNQSHGCINVTTADAEWFQSTVKRGDVVRVSNTGGGVLSPLDGLGDWNMDWETWSAGNATANQ from the coding sequence GTGCGTTCTCTATTCCCTGCTGCACGTCCCGCAGTGTTTCTTTCTGGTCTTGCCCTGGCCGGGTCGGTGATGGCTGCGTGCACCATCGGAGAGCCTGAAGGTCACGATGAGGCAAAGAACCTCTCGGAGGAACAAGTGCAGGCGAGTGCGGAGGCTTCGGCGGCCGCGAAGGCGAAGGAGCTGAGGTTCTCCATCAAGGACGGGGCGGAGGACGTGGATCCTTCCGAACCGATTGAGGTGACATCCACCGCGGGGCTCTCAAAGGTCACCATGACCAACGAGGCCGGCAAGGTTGTCAAGGATGAGCTGTCCTCCGACGCTATGACGTGGAAGAACACAGAGGTGCTGGGGTACAACCACACCTACACCGTTAAGGCCACGGACAAAGACGGCAACAATAAGACCATCACGTTCACCACTCCGCAGGCAGCAGCCGTCTCTGAGGTGGCGATGACGCCCATCCCGGATTCTGTTGTGGGTGTGGGTCAGGTCATCGGCGTGCGTTTTGGTAACTACGTCACCGACCGGAAGGCGGCGGAAGACGCTATCACCGTCAAGACGGAACCCGCGGTGGAGGGTGCTTTCTACTGGGTGAATAACCAGGAGGTGCGGTGGCGTCCCGAGAAATACTGGGAGCCAGGGACGGCCGTGACTGTTGACGTCGACCTCTACGGCCGAAACCTCGGCGGCGGGGTCTATGGAGGCGAGGACGCCTCAACGAATTTCACCATTGGGGACCGCGTCATCACGCTGGTGGACAACAACTCCAAGATGATGTCGGTGTTTAAGAATGGAGAGGTTCTGCGGCGCATTCCGATTTCTATGGGTACGGACGGCCAATGGGATACGCCGAATGGTGTCTACGTCATTGGTGACGAGTATCCATCCTTGACTATGGATTCCACCACCTTTGGGCTGGCTCTCGATGCTGGTGGCTACAAGACGGACGTCCAGTGGGCGACTCAGATGTCCTATTCGGGCATCTACGTTCACGCGGCTCCCTGGGCGGTTGGTGCGATGGGAAGCTACAACCAGTCGCATGGTTGCATCAATGTGACGACTGCGGATGCAGAATGGTTCCAGAGCACGGTGAAGCGCGGTGACGTGGTCAGGGTGTCCAACACCGGCGGCGGCGTGTTGAGCCCGCTCGATGGACTGGGTGACTGGAACATGGACTGGGAGACATGGTCCGCGGGGAATGCTACTGCAAACCAGTAA
- a CDS encoding ABC transporter ATP-binding protein — MDVELTISDLSAGYGSCMVVDRLSLPTLRGGQVVGLLGPNASGKTTTITTLAGVHRARGGTIDFRVDGQTPRGQRRRQLIGYVPQDLPHSAALRAFEAVLIAARRELCEDPVTRTAEVLHSLGLDAIAQRYLNELSGGQRQLVAVAQMLVGHPGLMLLDEPTSALDLHRQLFVLEQVRKKTQEEGSVALVAIHDINLAARMCDQLVVMKDGQVHAHGAPADVLSRELLREVYRVEADIVEHRGYPVVALEAVS, encoded by the coding sequence GTGGACGTAGAACTAACCATTTCTGATTTGTCAGCCGGGTACGGCTCGTGCATGGTGGTGGATAGATTGAGCCTGCCCACGCTGCGTGGCGGGCAGGTGGTGGGATTGCTGGGGCCGAATGCATCCGGCAAGACCACGACCATCACGACGCTTGCCGGGGTACACCGCGCACGAGGCGGCACGATAGATTTCCGTGTCGACGGCCAGACTCCGCGCGGACAGCGCCGCCGCCAGCTCATCGGCTATGTACCCCAGGACCTGCCGCACAGTGCGGCGTTGCGGGCGTTTGAAGCCGTACTTATTGCGGCCCGCCGGGAACTATGTGAGGACCCGGTCACCCGCACTGCCGAGGTACTGCACTCCCTGGGGCTCGATGCGATTGCGCAGCGCTACCTCAACGAGCTTTCTGGCGGCCAGCGCCAGCTAGTCGCTGTGGCACAGATGCTGGTGGGGCACCCGGGACTCATGCTTCTCGACGAACCCACGTCCGCCCTCGACCTCCACCGCCAACTCTTCGTCTTGGAACAGGTACGGAAAAAGACACAGGAGGAAGGCAGTGTGGCGCTGGTGGCGATTCACGACATCAACCTGGCAGCCCGGATGTGCGACCAGCTCGTCGTGATGAAGGACGGGCAGGTACATGCTCACGGTGCCCCAGCGGACGTGCTGAGCCGTGAGCTATTGCGCGAGGTGTATCGCGTGGAAGCTGACATCGTTGAACACCGCGGATATCCCGTGGTAGCGCTGGAGGCCGTTAGTTAG
- a CDS encoding FecCD family ABC transporter permease yields MSISTTTAHPVRAESTTDPVAAAAALAREHSRVTRRRIAIVAGLVLVALAAFVVSVIVGAINLTPGEVLRGMVDPGGVDKQTRTVLWSLRLPMAVMALLIGASLSLAGAQMQTILDNPLAEPFTLGISAAAAFGGASAIVLRWQLLAQPQFNLALIAWLSAAVATAVIVVAAVIRGAKSETMVLLGIGLVFFFQAMLALIQYRSSSEALQQIVFWSMGSLTRASWQANAVLAGVLVVALPILGALSWRLTALRLGDARATALGINTSRLRVIVLVVVSLVAATTVAFAGIIGFIGLVGPHIARMLVGEDQRYFVPASMAAGAAVMCAAHALSLVIKPGLAIPIGIVTSLLGVPFFIAIVMTRRRALWT; encoded by the coding sequence ATGAGTATTTCTACAACCACCGCACATCCGGTTCGCGCTGAGAGCACCACCGATCCCGTGGCCGCCGCCGCGGCCCTCGCCCGCGAGCACTCCCGCGTGACCCGCCGCCGCATCGCCATCGTCGCCGGCCTAGTCCTCGTGGCGCTCGCCGCCTTCGTTGTCAGTGTCATCGTCGGCGCCATCAACCTCACCCCGGGTGAGGTGCTGCGCGGCATGGTGGACCCAGGGGGCGTCGACAAGCAAACGCGTACCGTCCTGTGGAGCCTGCGCCTGCCCATGGCCGTCATGGCGCTGCTTATCGGTGCCAGCCTGTCGCTCGCCGGCGCGCAGATGCAGACCATCCTGGACAACCCCCTGGCAGAGCCCTTTACCCTCGGCATCTCCGCCGCCGCGGCCTTCGGCGGGGCCAGCGCCATCGTGCTGCGCTGGCAGCTCTTGGCCCAGCCGCAGTTCAACCTCGCCCTCATCGCGTGGCTGTCCGCTGCGGTGGCCACGGCCGTCATCGTCGTCGCCGCCGTTATCCGCGGTGCGAAGTCCGAAACGATGGTGCTGCTCGGCATCGGCCTCGTCTTCTTCTTCCAGGCCATGCTGGCGCTCATCCAGTACCGTTCCTCCAGCGAGGCGCTCCAGCAAATCGTCTTCTGGTCCATGGGCTCGCTCACCCGCGCCAGCTGGCAGGCCAACGCCGTGTTAGCGGGTGTGCTCGTGGTGGCGCTGCCCATCCTGGGCGCGCTGTCGTGGCGGCTGACGGCGCTGCGGCTTGGCGACGCCCGCGCCACCGCCCTCGGCATCAACACTTCCCGCCTGCGGGTCATCGTGCTCGTCGTAGTATCACTCGTCGCGGCCACCACCGTGGCCTTCGCCGGCATCATCGGTTTCATCGGCCTCGTTGGCCCGCACATCGCGCGCATGCTGGTGGGCGAGGATCAGCGCTACTTCGTGCCGGCCTCCATGGCTGCAGGCGCGGCGGTGATGTGCGCTGCCCACGCGCTCAGCCTCGTGATTAAGCCTGGGCTGGCCATCCCCATCGGCATCGTCACCTCGCTTCTGGGCGTGCCGTTCTTCATCGCCATCGTCATGACTCGCAGGAGGGCATTGTGGACGTAG
- a CDS encoding ABC transporter substrate-binding protein: protein MAALASTVTGCAAGTTAEDATQDASTDSTAAVTFTDLAGRHVELDHEPERVILGEGRGVFATGVLNAKDPLDKVVAIGSDLKQNVPDYYRELEKVVPKVNELPEIGGFTKGDVSVEELISLDPDLIVLSKDQYEASQTAGLTDKLDQAGLTYAVTDFRAKPLENTVPTMEIFADIFGHEDRADEFIADWQKNVDLVKERAAKAKDTPSTFVWRAAGVSDCCGSWNDSNISQLVNVAGGENVADGLIDGESGALTPEKVIDADPDMIIATGGDWSSKVDSSKGHTGFAAAGYGISSKDAHDSAATLAEVQPGFPDLTAVKEHNLHGLWHQFYNSPFNYLALLQIAAWLHPEDYADIDVQKEWADAQEKYSPVPGDGTFFSTN from the coding sequence GTGGCGGCACTTGCCAGTACTGTGACAGGCTGCGCTGCCGGGACAACGGCCGAGGATGCCACCCAAGACGCATCTACTGATAGCACTGCAGCCGTGACTTTCACGGACCTAGCCGGCCGCCACGTGGAGCTGGACCATGAGCCAGAGCGTGTCATCCTCGGAGAGGGGCGCGGAGTGTTTGCCACCGGCGTCCTTAACGCTAAAGATCCGCTCGACAAAGTTGTAGCCATCGGCTCGGACCTCAAGCAGAACGTGCCCGATTACTACCGCGAGTTGGAAAAGGTCGTCCCCAAGGTCAACGAGCTGCCCGAAATTGGCGGCTTTACCAAGGGCGACGTCAGCGTAGAGGAGCTGATTAGCCTCGATCCAGACCTCATCGTGCTTTCCAAAGACCAGTATGAGGCTTCTCAGACCGCTGGGCTCACCGACAAGTTGGATCAAGCCGGACTCACCTACGCCGTCACTGATTTCCGTGCCAAGCCGCTGGAGAACACTGTCCCCACTATGGAAATCTTCGCTGATATTTTTGGCCACGAGGATCGTGCCGATGAATTCATCGCAGACTGGCAGAAGAACGTTGACCTGGTAAAAGAACGTGCAGCTAAGGCAAAAGACACGCCGTCTACCTTCGTGTGGCGAGCGGCGGGTGTGTCAGATTGCTGCGGCTCGTGGAATGACTCCAACATCTCCCAGCTGGTCAACGTCGCCGGTGGTGAGAATGTGGCTGACGGCCTCATCGACGGCGAATCCGGCGCCCTTACCCCTGAAAAGGTCATCGATGCTGATCCGGACATGATCATCGCTACCGGCGGCGACTGGTCCTCCAAGGTCGATAGCTCCAAGGGCCACACCGGCTTCGCGGCCGCGGGGTATGGCATCAGCTCAAAGGATGCCCACGATAGCGCCGCCACGCTTGCCGAAGTCCAGCCCGGCTTCCCCGACCTCACCGCCGTCAAGGAACACAACCTCCACGGCCTGTGGCACCAGTTCTACAACTCGCCCTTTAACTACCTGGCGCTGCTCCAGATAGCCGCGTGGCTCCACCCGGAGGACTACGCAGACATCGACGTCCAGAAAGAGTGGGCCGATGCCCAGGAGAAGTACTCGCCCGTCCCCGGCGACGGAACCTTCTTCAGCACCAACTAG
- a CDS encoding DUF3618 domain-containing protein, whose protein sequence is MARNIDDIQRDIERTRRQLASTLDELADRSKPQNFVDDAKGAATQKLQDRNVQMALAGVGAAVVGLIAFSVFRSKRRKSDIKELQRLLAERR, encoded by the coding sequence GTGGCACGCAACATTGATGATATCCAGCGCGACATCGAGCGCACCCGCCGTCAGCTGGCTAGCACTCTGGATGAGCTGGCTGACCGCAGCAAGCCGCAGAACTTTGTGGACGACGCCAAGGGTGCCGCCACTCAGAAGCTGCAGGACCGCAACGTGCAGATGGCGCTCGCCGGTGTCGGCGCTGCTGTCGTAGGTCTTATCGCTTTCTCCGTCTTCCGCTCCAAGCGTCGCAAGTCCGATATCAAGGAGCTGCAGCGCCTGCTGGCTGAGCGCCGCTAA
- the bcp gene encoding thioredoxin-dependent thiol peroxidase translates to MTEAQRLYVGDKAPAFSLSDDAGTTVSLSDYAGKRVVVYFYPRANTPGCTKEACDFRDSLEQLNGMDIAVVGISPDKPEALAKFREDHELNFPLLSDPEKEVMTAYGAFGEKKNYGKVVQGVIRSTFLVDEDGTIAQAMYNVKATGHVARVLKALD, encoded by the coding sequence ATGACTGAAGCACAACGACTGTACGTAGGAGATAAAGCCCCGGCCTTTTCCTTGAGCGATGATGCCGGCACTACCGTGAGCCTGAGCGATTATGCAGGCAAACGCGTCGTGGTCTACTTCTACCCGCGCGCCAACACCCCTGGATGCACCAAGGAAGCGTGCGATTTCCGGGATAGCCTCGAGCAGCTCAACGGTATGGACATCGCCGTCGTGGGCATTTCTCCCGACAAGCCGGAGGCCTTGGCGAAGTTCCGTGAGGATCACGAGCTAAACTTCCCGCTGCTGTCGGACCCCGAAAAGGAGGTCATGACGGCTTATGGCGCGTTCGGTGAAAAGAAGAACTACGGCAAGGTCGTCCAAGGCGTTATTCGCTCCACCTTCCTCGTGGACGAGGATGGCACCATCGCCCAGGCCATGTACAACGTCAAGGCCACCGGCCACGTCGCCCGCGTTCTCAAAGCGCTGGACTAG
- the acpS gene encoding holo-ACP synthase AcpS → MSMSGMSVGTDLVHIPSFAEQLALPGTRFARVFSAAELRGAQTRGLEGAARAQYMAGRWAAKEAFIKAWSQALYGRPPVMNEEAVVWSDIEVRPDAWGRVALELRGSIAAAAQESLGDYTTALSISHDGDYATATVLLLTAGCG, encoded by the coding sequence ATGAGCATGAGCGGAATGAGTGTGGGTACCGACCTCGTGCACATCCCGTCCTTTGCTGAGCAGCTTGCGCTGCCTGGTACGCGCTTTGCCCGGGTCTTTAGCGCTGCCGAGCTGCGCGGGGCGCAGACTCGAGGACTTGAGGGTGCTGCCCGCGCCCAGTACATGGCTGGGCGCTGGGCTGCTAAGGAGGCCTTCATCAAGGCGTGGTCGCAGGCGCTCTACGGGCGCCCGCCAGTCATGAATGAGGAGGCTGTTGTCTGGTCAGACATTGAGGTCCGCCCTGACGCGTGGGGTCGGGTGGCCCTCGAGCTGCGGGGGAGTATCGCTGCTGCGGCGCAGGAGTCCTTGGGGGATTACACCACAGCGCTGTCCATCAGCCATGACGGTGACTATGCCACCGCCACGGTTCTTCTTCTCACCGCGGGGTGTGGCTAG
- a CDS encoding ATP-binding cassette domain-containing protein: MIELHDISQTFGNFHALRDINLAVKEGTVTCVLGDNGAGKSTLIKILAGLTPPTGGTITVDGDEVRFASPRDSLDAGIATVYQDLALVPSLSVWRNFFLGQELTGALGRLRESEMKRITHDQLSDMGIVLGDVDVELSALSGGQRQVVAIARAIYFGARYIILDEPTAALGVKQSGMVLRFIDAARERGMGVVFITHNPQHAYLVGDHFVVLTVGEMSLNAPKEAVSLPELTQWMAGGDELEELKQQLAR, translated from the coding sequence ATGATTGAGCTCCACGATATTTCCCAAACCTTCGGCAACTTCCACGCCTTGCGGGATATCAACTTGGCCGTGAAGGAGGGGACTGTGACCTGCGTGCTGGGAGATAACGGTGCGGGAAAATCTACGCTCATCAAGATTCTGGCTGGCCTGACCCCACCGACCGGTGGCACCATCACCGTTGATGGCGATGAGGTGCGGTTTGCCAGCCCCCGCGATTCCCTCGACGCGGGCATCGCCACGGTGTACCAGGACCTGGCGCTCGTGCCGTCCTTGTCGGTGTGGCGCAACTTCTTCCTGGGGCAGGAGCTTACAGGCGCGTTGGGTCGTCTCCGCGAGTCGGAGATGAAGCGAATTACGCACGACCAGCTCTCAGATATGGGCATTGTGCTTGGCGACGTCGACGTGGAACTCTCCGCACTCTCCGGTGGCCAGCGCCAAGTTGTCGCCATCGCACGCGCGATCTACTTCGGCGCTCGTTACATCATCCTCGATGAGCCCACCGCCGCCCTCGGCGTGAAGCAATCCGGCATGGTGCTGCGCTTCATCGACGCCGCTCGCGAGCGCGGCATGGGCGTTGTGTTTATTACCCACAATCCGCAGCATGCTTACCTGGTGGGCGACCACTTCGTCGTACTCACGGTGGGAGAGATGTCCTTGAACGCGCCGAAAGAGGCGGTTAGCCTGCCGGAACTGACTCAGTGGATGGCCGGCGGCGATGAGCTTGAGGAGCTCAAGCAACAGTTGGCGCGCTAG
- a CDS encoding ABC transporter permease: MSGEASISTGDARLTRRSAFSRLIRRPELASLLGAVLIFVLFMVVAPAFRSVEAFSTVLYASSTLGIVALAVGLLMIGNEFDLSSGVAVTSAALVATMLNYNFHLNSWVGVGLSLLTALTIGALNGVLVTRTKIDSFLITLAAFLMLQGLNLAITKLVTGQVATPTIADMEGFPSARVVFAGTIHLGSLSIRATVIWWLVFVTIASWVLYKTRWGNWIFAVGGDDEAARAVGVPVRRVKVALFMFVGFAAWFVGMHTLFAFDSIQAGQGIGNEFLYIIAAVIGGCSMTGGRGTAVGTAIGALIFGMTNQGIVYAGWNPDWFKFFLGAMLLFAVLTNTSVANFTRKR, encoded by the coding sequence ATGAGTGGGGAGGCGTCGATAAGCACAGGCGATGCGCGCCTGACCCGCCGCAGCGCATTCTCGCGCCTGATTCGCCGTCCAGAGCTGGCGAGCCTACTGGGCGCGGTGCTCATCTTCGTCCTCTTCATGGTCGTTGCCCCCGCCTTCCGCTCGGTGGAGGCCTTCTCCACGGTGCTGTATGCCAGCTCCACGCTGGGCATCGTGGCACTGGCGGTGGGCCTGCTCATGATAGGCAACGAGTTCGACCTGTCCTCCGGCGTGGCCGTGACTTCGGCCGCACTCGTGGCCACGATGCTCAATTACAATTTCCACCTCAATTCCTGGGTGGGCGTGGGCCTCTCGCTGCTTACCGCGCTGACGATTGGCGCGCTCAACGGTGTGCTAGTTACCCGGACGAAGATTGATTCCTTCCTCATCACCTTGGCGGCCTTCCTCATGCTGCAGGGCCTCAACCTGGCCATCACAAAGCTGGTGACGGGGCAGGTGGCCACCCCTACCATCGCGGATATGGAGGGATTTCCTTCCGCACGCGTCGTCTTCGCTGGCACGATTCACCTGGGCTCGTTGAGTATTCGCGCCACCGTCATCTGGTGGTTAGTGTTTGTCACCATTGCTTCGTGGGTTCTGTACAAGACGCGCTGGGGCAACTGGATTTTCGCTGTTGGCGGCGATGACGAGGCCGCTCGCGCCGTCGGCGTGCCCGTGCGCCGCGTCAAGGTGGCGCTGTTCATGTTTGTCGGTTTTGCCGCCTGGTTCGTGGGCATGCACACCCTGTTTGCCTTCGACTCCATCCAAGCGGGCCAGGGTATCGGTAACGAGTTTCTCTACATCATCGCTGCAGTGATCGGCGGCTGCTCCATGACTGGTGGGCGCGGTACCGCGGTGGGCACGGCCATTGGCGCGCTCATTTTCGGCATGACCAACCAAGGCATCGTGTATGCGGGCTGGAACCCCGACTGGTTCAAGTTCTTCCTCGGTGCCATGCTGCTTTTCGCCGTGCTGACGAACACGTCGGTGGCCAACTTCACGAGGAAGCGATAA
- a CDS encoding substrate-binding domain-containing protein: MNTKFARGVSAVALAATIGGCSATGGAPRPSEEGELAGGVDTERLVVAMISHGAPGDTYWDLVRKGAEDAARKDNIELRYSSDPEAPNQANLVQSAIDSGVDGIAVTMPNAGAIGPVAKKAADAGIPTVGLNAGMDDYEKYGMSAFFGQEEKVAGTKAGERLKADGAKHALCVIHEQGNSSQEARCAGVKEGMDGGKVEILYVNGKDLTAAQSTINAKLAQDRSIDWVMALQASVAMRSTDAVAEAGSDAQVSTFDTNAELVDAIADGTVQWAVDQQPYMQGYLAVDALWLAHRNGSTLGGGRPVYTGPSFVDSTNVDIISESAKEGLR, translated from the coding sequence ATCAACACAAAGTTTGCACGTGGTGTCAGTGCGGTCGCCCTCGCCGCCACGATCGGGGGATGCTCCGCCACCGGAGGCGCGCCCCGCCCGAGCGAGGAGGGCGAGCTGGCCGGTGGTGTCGACACCGAGCGCCTCGTCGTCGCCATGATCTCCCATGGCGCGCCGGGCGATACCTACTGGGACCTCGTACGCAAGGGCGCGGAGGATGCCGCGCGCAAGGACAACATCGAACTGCGCTATTCCTCCGACCCGGAAGCCCCTAACCAGGCCAACCTGGTGCAATCCGCCATCGATTCCGGGGTGGACGGCATCGCCGTGACCATGCCGAACGCGGGCGCTATCGGCCCCGTGGCCAAGAAGGCTGCTGATGCCGGCATCCCCACCGTCGGCCTTAACGCCGGCATGGACGACTACGAGAAATACGGCATGAGCGCCTTCTTCGGCCAAGAAGAGAAGGTTGCAGGCACCAAGGCGGGCGAGCGCCTCAAGGCCGATGGCGCGAAGCATGCCCTCTGCGTTATCCACGAGCAGGGCAACTCGTCCCAGGAGGCGCGGTGCGCCGGCGTTAAGGAGGGCATGGACGGCGGCAAGGTGGAGATTCTCTACGTCAACGGCAAGGATCTCACCGCCGCGCAGTCCACCATCAACGCCAAGCTGGCACAGGATAGGTCCATCGACTGGGTGATGGCTCTGCAGGCCTCCGTGGCCATGCGTTCGACAGATGCCGTGGCCGAGGCAGGCTCTGACGCACAGGTCTCGACGTTCGACACCAACGCCGAGCTTGTCGACGCCATCGCCGACGGCACCGTCCAATGGGCCGTCGACCAGCAGCCCTATATGCAGGGCTACCTCGCCGTTGATGCGCTATGGCTGGCCCACCGTAACGGCTCCACACTAGGCGGCGGCCGCCCGGTGTACACCGGGCCGTCCTTCGTCGATTCCACCAATGTGGACATCATCTCTGAGTCGGCGAAGGAGGGCCTGCGATGA